In Juglans microcarpa x Juglans regia isolate MS1-56 chromosome 8D, Jm3101_v1.0, whole genome shotgun sequence, the following are encoded in one genomic region:
- the LOC121243443 gene encoding putative wall-associated receptor kinase-like 16, with product MVAASAAQAKPGCDNWCGGVEIPYPFGLSEGCSLGKTMFNISCDEDDAIIGVKARVTNISIEAHEMHVQTLEARDCYHESGSLEIDNSTRFLAGQFAISTTKNQFTVLGCDTKGIISGTKKGKTYSTVCISRCNDLSDAVNGSCSGIGCCNVEFPDGLKNYNLSVSSFKNHTNVWDFNPCGYAFVVQKGNFSFSTDYLRRQQNPQRRPVVLDWAIGNETCEEARRKPDFACHEADQKSKCHDPEARPGYQCKCKPGYQGNPYLRNGCQDIDECNHPTIKHNCSREKGCINTEGSYKCRCPKWYQGDGTKDAEGCAANFVLIIQIAIGAGVGFICMLVFTSWMYFVYKKRKIMKLREKFFQQNGGLILEQRLGRQEGSTETLKIFTVEQLQKATKNYDESRIIGRGGFGTVYKGFLPDNKIVAIKKSKIEDENQIEQFINEVVVLSQTNHRHVVKLLGCCLETQVPLLVYEFVSNGTLFKHIHQESNASTFPWETRLRIAAETAEALWYLHSAASIPIIHRDVKSTNILLDDDFNAKVSDFGTSRLIPRDQTQLATVVQGTLGYLDPEYLQTNQLTDKSDVYSFGVVLVELLTGKEALSFARTEEQRSLAMYFISSMKEERLFEILENHIVAEGNKEQIQQFVELATSCLAVKGEERPTMREVAMELEGIRKMQKHPWVWVNLEANPEEVEHLPW from the exons ATGGTGGCAGCATCGGCAGCGCAAGCTAAGCCTGGCTGCGACAACTGGTGTGGGGGTGTAGAAATTCCATATCCATTTGGCTTGAGTGAAGGATGTTCCTTGGGCAAGACCATGTTCAATATCAGTTGTGATGAAGATGATGCAATTATAGGGGTCAAAGCCCGTGTTACAAACATATCAATTGAGGCTCATGAAATGCATGTCCAGACACTTGAAGCCCGAGACTGTTACCATGAGTCGGGGTCCCTCGAAATTGATAATTCAACCCGGTTCCTCGCAGGCCAGTTCGCCATTTCTACAACCAAAAATCAGTTCACTGTTCTTGGCTGTGACACTAAGGGCATTATTAGTGgtacaaaaaagggaaaaaccTACTCGACAGTGTGCATATCTCGATGTAATGACCTAAGCGATGCGGTCAACGGGTCTTGCTCTGGCATTGGGTGTTGCAACGTAGAGTTTCCAGATGgcttgaaaaattataatctgAGTGTATCCAGCTTTAAAAATCACACAAACGTATGGGACTTCAATCCTTGCGGCTATGCTTTTGTTGTCCAAAAAGGAAACTTTAGCTTCTCCACGGATTACCTTCGGAGACAGCAAAACCCCCAAAGGCGTCCAGTGGTGCTTGATTGGGCAATTGGGAACGAGACATGTGAAGAAGCTCGAAGAAAACCGGATTTCGCGTGTCATGAGGCCGATCAGAAAAGTAAATGCCATGACCCAGAAGCAAGGCCGGGATACCAGTGCAAGTGTAAGCCGGGTTACCAAGGGAACCCCTACCTCCGTAATGGTTGCCAag ACATTGACGAATGTAATCATCCAACTATTAAGCATAACTGCAGCAGAGAGAAAGGCTGTATCAACACAGAAGGCAGCTATAAATGTCGTTGCCCCAAGTGGTACCAAGGGGACGGAACAAAAGATGCTGAAGGCTGTGCTGCGAATTTCGTACTAATTATTCAGATTGCCATTg GTGCTGGAGTAGGCTTtatttgtatgcttgtgtttaCCTCTTGGATGTACTTCGTatacaagaaaagaaagataatgaaGCTCAGAGAAAAGTTCTTTCAACAGAATGGAGGCTTGATTCTAGAACAACGACTTGGTAGACAAGAAGGATCCACAGAAACACTCAAAATCTTTACCGTTGAACAGCTGCAGAAGGCTACCAAAAACTATGATGAGAGCAGGATAATTGGCCGAGGAGGTTTTGGTACGGTTTACAAAGGTTTTTTACCAGATAATAAGATTGTTGCCATCAAGAAGTCCAAGATAGAGGATGAAAACCAAATTGAGCAATTCATCAACGAGGTTGTTGTACTATCCCAAACTAATCATAGGCACGTTGTCAAACTCTTGGGATGTTGTTTAGAGACACAAGTTCCATTGCTTGTCTACGAATTTGTCTCAAACGGTACCCTTTTTAAGCACATTCATCAAGAAAGCAATGCATCCACATTTCCATGGGAAACCCGCTTGAGGATAGCTGCAGAAACAGCTGAGGCACTATGGTATCTACACTCTGCAGCCTCAATACCTATAATTCACAGGGATGTAAAATCAACAAATATACTGCTGGATGATGATTTCAATGCAAAAGTCTCCGACTTTGGAACTTCAAGATTGATTCCAAGAGATCAAACTCAACTAGCCACTGTGGTGCAAGGAACTCTTGGATACCTAGATCCTGAATACTTACAAACAAACCAATTGACAGATAAAAGTGATGTTTATAGCTTTGGAGTGGTGCTCGTGGAACTACTTACAGGAAAGGAGGCACTTTCATTTGCTAGGACCGAGGAGCAAAGAAGTCTAGCCATGTATTTCATTTCTTCCATGAAAGAGGAAAGATTGtttgaaattcttgaaaatcacatagTTGCAGAAGGAAATAAGGAGCAGATCCAACAATTTGTGGAGCTTGCAACGAGTTGCTTAGCAGTAAAAGGGGAGGAGAGGCCTACAATGAGGGAAGTAGCAATGGAATTAGAAGGAATAAGAAAGATGCAAAAGCATCCCTGGGTCTGGGTTAACTTGGAAGCAAATCCGGAAGAAGTCGAACACTTGCCTTGGTGA
- the LOC121243647 gene encoding wall-associated receptor kinase 2-like: MALQGKLLQQQLVLLLLISIGAQLVLATSTQPATNSSCNRRCGSFHIPYPFGTGEGCYLDPSFLIICNHSLKPPKPFLGVDNIDVLNIALEHGELRVSNLVVRSCDNWPVYDNLPSYRRFSALLNLLSFRISHTKNSIFAVGCNHFAYITDSKGHVNEYKYIAGCISFCDNGTRNLVNGSCSGLGCCHSDIPKGEANYNLTLISLYSGLTSLTQSCGLGFIGETQAYKFSTIDFENLNTWASSKVPARSVPLVLDWAIGNKMCKDAQKMTSYLCNATYSNCFNSGNRLGYLCKCSPGYKGNPYLPDGQDDSCQDIDECRDRSSRCSDTAKCTNTNGSYTCACPKGYEGDGRKPPGRGCSRKPGQSKIIIIALGVCLISLLILVVGSLRVYSVMQRRKLIELKQKFFQQNGGLILRQQLLSHKESVEPTKIFSAEELEKATNNYDKSRVLGHGGFGTVYKGVLSDDKVVAIKKSNVVDESQIEQFINEVLVLSKTNHENVVKLIGCCLETEVPLLVYEFITNGTLFDHIHDKNLSSLLSWEKRLMIASEIAGALAYIHFETSMSIIHRDVKTTNILLDDKHTAKVADFGASRLVPLDHTQLTTVVLGTLGYLDPEYFHTSQLTEKSDVYSFGVVIAELLTGEKAVSVFRPESERNLATYFEIAVKEDRLLEIIDDRILKEGNIEEITEVANIAKNCLKVRGEDRPSMKQITKELEGLRLSEKHSLKRPVDSNTQQTKHLPNAPTRPLAIDFDIGSSSISTIVGDDSMKNQVLKPTDNDVR, encoded by the exons ATGGCTTTGCAGGGAAAACTTTTGCAACAACAACTAGTGCTGCTACTGCTAATTAGTATTGGTGCCCAGCTAGTTTTAGCAACATCGACTCAACCGGCCACTAATTCGAGCTGCAACCGCAGATGCGGATCTTTTCATATCCCCTACCCGTTTGGTACAGGCGAGGGCTGCTACCTTGATCCATCTTTTCTCATCATCTGTAACCACTCTTTGAAGCCCCCAAAACCATTTCTGGGCGTTGATAATATAGATGTCCTCAACATCGCCCTTGAACATGGTGAACTTCGAGTCTCAAACTTGGTAGTCCGTAGTTGCGACAACTGGCCAGTGTATGATAATCTGCCTAGTTACCGCCGCTTCTCTGCCTTGCTCAACTTGTTGAGTTTTCGCATCTCACATACGAAGAACAGTATCTTTGCTGTCGGTTGTAACCATTTTGCCTACATAACAGACTCGAAGGGACATGTAAATGAATATAAGTACATTGCTGGATGCATATCGTTCTGTGACAACGGTACCCGTAATTTGGTTAACGGCTCTTGCTCCGGCCTTGGTTGTTGCCATTCTGATATCCCGAAAGGAGAAGCAAATTATAATTTGACTCTTATAAGCCTTTATAGTGGACTCACCAGTCTCACCCAATCATGTGGTTTAGGTTTTATAGGGGAAACACAGGCATACAAATTTTCCACcatagattttgaaaatttaaacaCCTGGGCGAGTTCTAAAGTCCCTGCACGGTCTGTACCCCTGGTGCTTGATTGGGCAATTGGAAATAAGATGTGCAAAGATGCTCAGAAAATGACAAGCTATTTATGCAACGCAACGTATAGTAATTGTTTCAACTCCGGCAACCGTCTTGGGTATCTTTGCAAGTGCTCCCCAGGTTATAAAGGGAACCCATACCTTCCCGATGGACAAGATGATAGTTGCCAAG ATATTGACGAGTGCAGAGATCGTTCGAGTCGCTGCAGTGATACTGCAAAATGTACCAACACTAACGGGAGCTACACATGTGCTTGTCCCAAGGGATATGAAGGCGATGGGAGGAAGCCGCCTGGAAGAGGCTGTAGTCGAAAACCCGGTCAATCCAAGATCATCATTATTGCCCTGG GTGTCTGCTTGATAAGCCTTTTGATCTTGGTTGTGGGAAGTTTACGGGTATATTCGGTAATGCAAAGAAGGAAGCTCATAGAACTGAAACAGAAGTTCTTCCAACAAAATGGTGGCCTAATCTTACGACAGCAACTCTTGAGTCACAAAGAATCTGTTGAGCCAACCAAAATCTTTAGTGCAGAAGAGCTTGAAAAGGCCACTAACAACTATGATAAAAGTAGAGTCCTTGGTCATGGAGGCTTTGGAACTGTTTACAAAGGAGTTTTATCAGATGACAAAGTGGTGGCCATTAAGAAGTCCAATGTTGTTGATGAGAGCCAGATTGAGCAATTTATAAATGAAGTGCTTGTGCTATCTAAAACTAACCATGAGAATGTGGTTAAGTTAATAGGTTGTTGCCTTGAGACCGAAGTACCCTTGCTAGTATATGAATTCATCACAAACGGGACACTTTTTGACCATATTCATGATAAAAACCTATCATCCTTGCTCTCATGGGAAAAACGTTTGATGATAGCATCAGAAATTGCAGGAGCCCTAGCATACATACATTTTGAGACTTCTATGTCAATTATACATAGAGATGTGAAAACTACAAATATACTTCTGGATGATAAACACACAGCAAAAGTGGCTGACTTTGGAGCTTCAAGACTGGTTCCTCTTGACCACACACAATTAACAACCGTGGTGTTGGGAACTTTGGGGTACCTGGACCCAGAATACTTCCATACTAGCCAATTAACTGAAAAAAGTGATGTTTATAGCTTTGGTGTTGTCATTGCAGAGCTACTAACAGGTGAGAAGGCAGTTTCCGTGTTTAGGCCTGAAAGTGAGAGAAATTTAGCAACGTATTTTGAAATTGCAGTGAAAGAGGATCGCTTACTTGAAATTATTGATGATCGCATTCTCAAAGAAGGCAATATTGAGGAAATAACCGAAGTTGCTAATATAgcaaaaaattgtttaaagGTAAGAGGGGAGGATAGACCAAGTATGAAGCAAATAACAAAGGAGTTGGAGGGATTGAGACTTTCAGAAAAACACTCGTTGAAAAGGCCGGTTGATTCCAACACACAACAGACTAAGCACTTGCCCAATGCACCTACACGGCCTTTGGCAATTGATTTTGACATCGGCAGCTCTTCTATCAGTACTATTGTTGGGGATGATAGCATGAAAAATCAAGTACTGAAACCAACAGATAATGATGTTAGATAA